The following coding sequences lie in one Vibrio toranzoniae genomic window:
- a CDS encoding BamA/TamA family outer membrane protein has protein sequence MNRCGVLALLSSSLLIPFDSMASFYDPVDGQFDMGHHIAENATGFLPIPILITEPAVGYGGGVAGLFLHESDEEKRIRKEAALKAIDGGAQLVPSAMSVVGALGTENGTWFVFGGHRRSWLNDSIRYTGGGGLGVANIDLYKQLSFGGKELDLKFGTSTSVAVLSQKVQFRIGDTPWMIGLKQLFAKSKVESDNRLVDKFMELTLGTESVTSGLGIEAEFDTRNNLFYPTKGYRFSADYMVFDDAIGSDLNYRNLNVEAEGYIPVSEKWTLGLAGNYQNYEQGDGFVSPTAKPYVELRGVSSFRYQGDEIETLQGQLTYSISHRWKVSGFYGSGKASERAEQSNKVNAGGVGFRYQIARRYGLHLGMDYAQSHEERAIYFNIGSGF, from the coding sequence ATGAACCGCTGTGGTGTGCTTGCGTTATTATCAAGCTCTTTACTGATCCCTTTTGATTCAATGGCATCGTTTTACGACCCTGTGGATGGTCAGTTTGATATGGGCCACCACATTGCAGAAAATGCAACGGGGTTTTTACCTATACCTATACTAATTACCGAGCCTGCGGTTGGGTATGGTGGTGGTGTTGCTGGGTTGTTTTTACACGAGAGCGATGAAGAAAAACGAATTCGTAAAGAAGCAGCGTTAAAGGCTATTGATGGTGGTGCGCAACTTGTCCCATCTGCGATGAGTGTTGTTGGTGCTCTGGGAACTGAAAATGGAACTTGGTTTGTTTTTGGTGGTCATAGACGTTCATGGTTGAACGACTCAATTCGTTATACCGGTGGCGGTGGTTTAGGTGTCGCTAATATCGATTTATATAAGCAACTCTCTTTTGGTGGCAAAGAACTAGACTTGAAATTTGGCACATCAACGTCGGTCGCGGTACTTTCACAAAAGGTGCAATTTAGAATCGGTGATACACCTTGGATGATAGGTTTGAAACAGTTATTCGCCAAGTCTAAAGTTGAATCTGATAATCGTTTGGTCGATAAGTTTATGGAGCTTACCCTAGGCACTGAATCAGTGACATCTGGTTTAGGTATTGAAGCTGAATTCGATACAAGAAACAATTTGTTTTACCCAACAAAAGGATATCGATTTTCTGCAGACTACATGGTATTTGATGATGCGATTGGCAGTGATTTAAATTACAGAAATCTCAATGTGGAAGCGGAAGGTTACATTCCAGTGTCAGAAAAGTGGACACTTGGTTTAGCGGGTAACTATCAAAATTATGAGCAAGGTGATGGATTTGTGTCTCCAACAGCTAAGCCATATGTTGAATTAAGAGGTGTGTCTTCATTTCGCTATCAAGGGGATGAAATTGAAACCCTCCAAGGGCAGCTGACCTACAGTATTAGTCATCGTTGGAAAGTATCAGGCTTCTATGGTTCAGGAAAAGCATCAGAGCGAGCTGAACAAAGCAACAAGGTGAATGCAGGAGGTGTTGGTTTCCGATACCAAATCGCAAGACGTTATGGTTTACACCTTGGTATGGACTACGCGCAAAGCCATGAAGAACGCGCTATCTACTTTAATATAGGCAGTGGTTTCTAG
- a CDS encoding LysR family transcriptional regulator — protein MNFSIEQLLAFVTVYDQLSFSKAAVKLNKHRTTIGQVITNLEDQLAVSLFERVGRSVKPTEDGHHLYHYAKQTIEQARIFDKVALSLSYGGLESITFAYSSVIPHQILVDIRKKLRRDFPMMRVNFLVRNKKDIKQGLQSGEYHFGLVNVHDSRGIHSFDATFLGHIEFFPFVQKNGEFSSLAKEDVLLALKNAKQFVLKSFLEEGMSEKITISSDNEEVDQLALVIKMVEAGLGWALLPKTFAHSELSHYDIEPIQSSEMEQGFKFGFALWCHHSKQMSDVKSSILSVIKENVDRLLKRD, from the coding sequence ATGAATTTCAGCATTGAACAACTTCTCGCGTTTGTGACTGTTTATGACCAACTGTCTTTCAGCAAGGCTGCGGTTAAGTTGAACAAGCACAGAACGACAATCGGGCAGGTTATTACAAACCTTGAAGACCAGCTCGCGGTAAGCCTATTTGAAAGGGTTGGACGTTCGGTTAAGCCAACAGAAGATGGCCATCACCTTTATCATTATGCTAAGCAAACGATTGAACAAGCCCGAATTTTCGATAAGGTCGCTTTGAGCTTGTCTTATGGTGGCTTGGAAAGCATTACTTTTGCTTATTCAAGTGTAATACCTCACCAAATACTTGTGGATATTCGAAAGAAGTTACGTCGTGATTTTCCGATGATGCGAGTGAATTTTCTAGTACGAAATAAAAAAGACATTAAGCAAGGCCTTCAGAGTGGTGAGTATCATTTTGGATTGGTCAACGTGCATGACAGTCGTGGAATACATAGTTTTGATGCGACCTTTTTAGGTCATATTGAGTTTTTCCCTTTCGTTCAAAAAAATGGTGAGTTTTCATCTTTGGCAAAGGAAGATGTGCTTTTAGCGTTAAAAAACGCGAAACAGTTTGTCTTAAAGTCGTTTCTTGAAGAAGGGATGTCCGAAAAAATAACCATTAGCTCTGACAATGAAGAAGTAGACCAATTGGCGTTAGTTATCAAAATGGTTGAAGCGGGCCTAGGGTGGGCGCTGCTACCAAAAACGTTCGCTCATTCTGAACTTTCGCATTACGACATCGAACCTATACAATCATCTGAAATGGAACAAGGATTTAAATTTGGCTTTGCTCTTTGGTGTCATCATTCTAAACAAATGAGTGATGTGAAGTCTTCGATCTTATCTGTTATTAAAGAAAACGTAGATCGACTGTTAAAGCGAGATTAA